In Silene latifolia isolate original U9 population chromosome X, ASM4854445v1, whole genome shotgun sequence, the following proteins share a genomic window:
- the LOC141617991 gene encoding uncharacterized protein LOC141617991, with translation MKLARKLEESKMVDKFVKNLQPVYHESVKYQNFNSFKELAKIGRKVEDYVIKAQNGRPKWYTGASSSKGKAPVTSHFVEAVNLLEAQSKGPLRQNFRAFTDIGCIYTYALQRLIAQGKLKPIGLTPDTPTEKQGKGYKPDAYCAFHQGNGHDTKRCFRLKHEIHDTIENGTLPIPAARTNNVTNPFGDHANDVTVEDIVDYSHLIRPCRLKGVFVGEIFVDGSKFMPNFENEIQIGNFGVDCTPYILRSANEINGVWADDEDNVYLTKGVVVPHTQEEILKVRKDAPESNHLTHSGRPYRVEKGIHASNSKDVPEKTSSKELATFEVLGEGSTSKASLTKQLHIAKADVSIWQLMLSSFEHRQALLQTLMNMTASSNATPDDMVAYVIPNRSRLANAVTFSDEDLPPFGPQHNLALYIVVVCLNKHIPMTLIDDGSTVNVLPLKMAHILGLEKNDFVPTTQTVQAFDGAVRLVVGLVNLVVRTGLVEKKISCQMIDVGSSFNLLLGSQLKKNS, from the coding sequence ATGAAACTAGCTAGAAAGCTGGAAGAAAGTAAAATGGTAGacaagttcgtaaagaatctacaaCCCGTTTACCATGAATCAGTCAAGTATCAAAACTTCAACTCCTTTAAGGAGTTGGCCAAAATTGGGAGGAAAGTTGAAGATTATGTTATAAAGGCACAAAATGGCCGACCTAAATGGTATACAGGGGCCTCTTCCTCAAAGGGTAAGGCTCCAGTAACAAGTCATTTTGTTGAGGCTGTCAATCTACTAGAAGCACAGTCGAAGGGGCCGTTGCGCCAGAATTTTAGGGCATTCACTGATATCGGATGTATCTATACTTATGCTCTCCAAAGGTTgatagcccaaggaaagttgaagcccattggtctaACTCCGGACACTCCTACTGAAAAACAAGGTAAAGGGTACAAGCCagatgcctactgtgcctttcaccaAGGAAATGGTCATGATACTAAAAGGTGCTTTAGATTAAAGCACGAAATCCATGATacgattgagaacggaacgctcccaatcccagctgCAAGGACCAATAACGTCACTAACCCATTCGGTGATCATGCTAATGACGTCACTGTCGAAGACATTGTTGATTATTCCCATCTCATTCGTCCATGTCGCCTAAAaggggtgtttgttggggaaatATTCGTAGATGGCTCCAAATTCATGCCGAACTTTgagaatgaaattcaaatcggaAACTTTGGTGTTGACTGTACTCCCTATATTTTAAGGAGTGCTAATGAAATCAATGGGGTCTGGGCTGATGATGAAGATAATGTATACCTTACCAAAGGTGTCGTTGTTCCTcatacccaagaagaaatcttgaAAGTGAGAAAGGATGCTCCCGAGTCTAACCACTTGACTCATTCGGGGCGCCCATATCGGGTGGAGAAGGGTATCCATGCCTCTAATTCTAAGGATGTTCCAGAAAAGACGTCCTCTAAAGAGCTTGCAACATTCgaggttcttggtgaagggtcgacctcaaAGGCTTCCCTTACCAAGCAACTTCATATAGCTAAGGCCGATGTATCCATTTGGCAACTTATGTTGAGTTCGTTtgaacatcgtcaagctttgttgcaaaccttgatgaacatgaccgcATCATCAAACGCTACTCCCGACGACATGGTCGCTTATGTTATTCCAAACCGGTCGCGGCTCGCTAATGCCGTTACGTTTTCCGATGAAGATCTACCACCATTCGGGCCTCAACACAACTTGGCCCTATATATTGTTGTAGTGTGTCTCAACAAACACATTCCTATGACCCTTATTGATGATGGATCCACTGTCAATGTGCTTCCACTAAAAATGGCTCATATCCTAGGCCTCGAGAAGAATGATTTTGTTCCCACTACACAAACGGTTCAAGCATTCGATGGCGCAGTGCGTCTAGTGGTTGGGCTTGTCAATCTAGTGGTTCGAACTGGGCTAGTAGAAAAAAAGATAAGTTGCCAAATGATAGATGTGGGCTCATCTTTCAATTTATTGCTGGGAAGCCAACTGAAAAAGAATTCCTAA